A portion of the Bacteroides faecium genome contains these proteins:
- a CDS encoding helix-turn-helix domain-containing protein, which translates to MKTRLVIFIVLIYSLAATAANERDTYFFSKVDYQQGLSNSAVLSLFQDNEGLMWFGTYDGVNCWDGKTMEVFRSDFSADKTLSNNVIHAISQADSSCLWISTHLGVNRFSQKTKQIIGSYDLPNDYSVHSNSSGNTWVLASNRIYYYNTNHQNFILGQTPALQDDMSQRAFVTDDGALWLFPFHTGQIQNYSLNTFSADSLSVKLSVSTTNFHSKAIEDIFYQNGVFCFIDCDKDLYMYDISRKSKIYIRNLSSLVQKYGVIKGIVPFYEDIIIAFRANGLIRLRTSKKYEEEIINRNVRIYGLYREPRQGMLWIASDGQGAVIYAKKYSITTNLMLNRMSTGLSRQVRSVMTDKYGGLWFGTKGDGLLHLPDFRNTTVDKVSEAMVYSPEKKQKVSSYIKWDQEFHVYKLVQSRYMDGFWIGTGNLGLFYYSFEDDALRQVEYSSGEPVIEIHGIYEESDSVLYAVTAGVGFYKIILDKKPGSITVRQQKRYRFFHEQQEITTFYPMLADGDSILWLGSREKGLVRFDKRTEEYRVISLKEMLHKSVDDVLSLYRAHDGKMYVGTTSGLVCLTFHGKKIEATYIGREQGLLNDMIHGVLEDGNGLLWLGTNRGLIKYNPKNGASHDYYYTAGVQVGEFSDDAYYQCPYTGSLFFGGIDGLLYLDRKVAVAPEYYPDILLRRLWIGRREVSLGEYYADNGKSLQLNGTPISFSLSFAVPDYLTGEEVEYSFMLEGYDKQWTSFSSINEASYIEVPAGDYVFKVRYKKDVFDTEYKCFSIPVHILPPWYQSVWAYIFYILQLALFVGYLLHLLRKYILHERVLKRLLAAENNKEGEGSVSYNRDLLNSFTLIYHACDQLRAENTSYEQHRKQVELIRETAMAALFRPETLHSEKLNQFYPTTFVLSARMCIQELSMEVLRTLKGQGVDVSLIQSSISENFTFPVYKNAVRCILYYCYQSICQQKLSSTGITVNAKEEEGKMCMMLSAADGVLEKLRSQLIGDACPVSDKKDTDQAFGIQLMLCFVQSALEQLHVTVHYTNSDTGHSCLELVFEPVELTDEKTTEKKTILLLEDRDEMVWLITGLLSEEYSICPVKSVQTAFDEIRRSIPALFLVDMSMYTDAESTFLEYVGKNRSLLSKTAFVPMLTWKASSAIQRELILWSDSYIVLPYDILFLKEDIHRAIYGKREAKQIYLEELGELAQQIVCTTTEQVDFIRKLLQVIEQNLDQEGLGSTFIADRMAMSPRQFYRKFKEISSMSPTDLIKNYRLEKAAQLLREEELTIQDVISDVGISSRSYFYKEFARKFGVTPKDYREQGKDV; encoded by the coding sequence ATGAAAACACGATTAGTCATTTTTATTGTATTAATATATTCATTAGCTGCCACTGCGGCAAATGAGCGGGATACTTATTTCTTTTCGAAGGTAGATTATCAACAAGGATTATCTAACAGTGCAGTGCTTTCTCTTTTTCAGGATAACGAAGGACTGATGTGGTTCGGCACGTATGATGGGGTGAACTGTTGGGATGGAAAAACGATGGAAGTGTTTCGTTCCGACTTTTCGGCAGATAAGACGTTAAGTAATAATGTGATTCATGCTATTTCGCAGGCGGATAGCAGTTGTCTGTGGATTTCTACTCATTTAGGTGTGAATCGCTTTTCGCAAAAGACAAAACAGATTATCGGTAGTTATGATTTGCCGAATGATTATAGCGTACATTCTAACAGCAGTGGAAATACATGGGTACTTGCCAGTAACAGAATTTACTATTATAACACGAATCATCAAAATTTTATTTTGGGACAAACTCCGGCATTGCAGGATGATATGTCACAGCGGGCATTCGTAACAGATGACGGTGCTCTTTGGCTATTTCCTTTTCATACGGGACAAATCCAAAATTACTCGCTGAACACTTTTAGTGCGGATAGTTTATCGGTAAAACTATCTGTTTCCACAACTAATTTTCATTCGAAAGCTATTGAAGATATTTTCTACCAGAATGGTGTTTTTTGCTTTATAGATTGTGACAAAGACTTATATATGTATGACATTTCACGAAAGTCTAAAATATATATTCGTAACCTTTCGTCACTGGTGCAGAAATATGGGGTGATAAAAGGGATTGTTCCTTTTTATGAAGACATCATTATAGCTTTTCGTGCCAATGGATTAATTCGTTTGCGTACGTCGAAAAAGTATGAAGAAGAGATTATCAATCGTAATGTCCGTATTTACGGACTTTACCGGGAACCGCGTCAAGGAATGCTTTGGATTGCATCAGACGGACAGGGAGCTGTGATTTATGCCAAGAAATATTCTATTACCACTAATTTGATGTTGAACCGTATGTCGACTGGGTTGAGTAGGCAGGTGCGTTCAGTGATGACAGATAAATATGGGGGATTATGGTTCGGAACGAAAGGAGACGGATTGCTACATTTGCCCGATTTTCGTAATACTACAGTGGATAAAGTTTCGGAAGCTATGGTTTATTCACCTGAGAAAAAGCAGAAAGTGTCATCCTATATTAAATGGGATCAGGAATTTCATGTATATAAATTGGTTCAGAGCCGCTATATGGACGGCTTTTGGATTGGAACAGGGAATCTGGGATTGTTCTATTATTCGTTTGAAGATGATGCTTTGCGTCAAGTCGAATATTCCTCTGGAGAGCCTGTCATTGAAATACATGGAATTTATGAAGAAAGTGACAGCGTGCTATATGCTGTTACGGCAGGGGTCGGTTTCTATAAGATAATACTTGATAAGAAGCCCGGTTCCATAACTGTCAGGCAACAGAAACGTTACCGCTTCTTTCATGAGCAACAGGAAATTACAACGTTTTATCCCATGTTGGCGGATGGCGATTCTATCTTGTGGTTGGGGAGTAGAGAGAAGGGACTTGTGCGGTTTGACAAACGGACAGAGGAGTATCGCGTTATTTCTCTGAAAGAGATGCTTCATAAATCAGTAGACGATGTGCTGAGTTTATATCGTGCGCATGATGGTAAAATGTATGTGGGGACTACTTCCGGATTGGTATGTCTCACCTTTCATGGAAAGAAAATTGAAGCTACCTATATCGGTCGGGAGCAAGGATTACTCAACGACATGATACATGGAGTGCTGGAAGACGGCAATGGTCTTTTATGGCTGGGTACCAATCGCGGACTTATCAAATACAATCCGAAAAATGGAGCTTCGCACGACTATTATTATACAGCTGGCGTACAAGTAGGAGAATTCAGTGATGACGCTTATTATCAATGTCCCTATACGGGCAGCCTTTTCTTTGGTGGGATTGACGGGCTTCTCTATTTGGATCGTAAAGTGGCGGTTGCTCCGGAGTATTATCCGGACATTCTGCTGCGTCGGTTATGGATAGGACGGCGGGAAGTGAGTCTGGGAGAGTATTATGCCGATAATGGAAAAAGTTTGCAACTGAACGGTACGCCGATTTCATTCTCTCTTTCTTTTGCCGTTCCCGATTACCTGACCGGGGAAGAGGTGGAATATTCTTTTATGTTGGAAGGGTATGACAAGCAATGGACTTCATTCAGCAGTATCAATGAAGCCTCTTATATCGAAGTACCTGCGGGCGATTATGTCTTTAAGGTCCGCTATAAGAAAGACGTATTCGATACGGAATATAAATGTTTCTCTATTCCCGTGCATATTCTCCCACCGTGGTATCAGTCGGTATGGGCTTATATATTCTATATTCTGCAGCTTGCGCTCTTTGTGGGATATCTGCTTCACTTACTGCGCAAGTATATCCTTCACGAGCGGGTATTGAAGAGGCTGCTTGCTGCGGAAAATAACAAGGAAGGGGAAGGGAGTGTTAGTTACAATCGTGATTTGCTCAACAGTTTCACTCTTATTTATCATGCTTGTGACCAGTTGCGTGCCGAAAATACTTCTTATGAACAGCACCGGAAACAGGTGGAACTGATACGTGAAACTGCTATGGCGGCTCTTTTTCGTCCAGAGACGTTACATTCTGAGAAACTTAACCAATTTTATCCTACTACTTTCGTCCTTTCAGCCCGTATGTGCATACAAGAATTGTCAATGGAAGTGCTTCGCACATTGAAGGGACAGGGTGTAGACGTTTCTCTGATACAATCTTCCATCTCGGAAAACTTTACTTTTCCAGTTTATAAGAATGCTGTGCGCTGTATCCTTTATTACTGCTATCAGTCTATTTGCCAGCAAAAACTGTCATCCACCGGAATCACGGTGAATGCGAAGGAAGAAGAAGGTAAAATGTGCATGATGTTGTCTGCAGCTGATGGAGTACTTGAGAAGTTACGTAGTCAACTGATCGGGGACGCCTGTCCTGTGTCTGACAAGAAAGATACTGATCAAGCGTTTGGTATTCAGTTGATGCTTTGTTTCGTTCAGTCTGCATTGGAGCAGCTTCATGTAACGGTTCATTATACGAACTCGGATACCGGTCATTCCTGTTTGGAGCTTGTTTTTGAACCGGTCGAACTGACGGATGAAAAAACGACGGAGAAGAAAACGATCCTGCTTCTGGAAGACCGCGATGAGATGGTCTGGTTGATAACAGGATTGTTGTCGGAAGAGTATTCCATATGTCCGGTGAAAAGTGTGCAGACGGCATTTGATGAAATCCGTCGTTCCATTCCGGCGCTTTTTTTGGTTGATATGAGTATGTACACGGATGCTGAGAGCACCTTCTTAGAGTATGTCGGTAAGAATCGTTCCTTGCTTTCAAAAACCGCCTTTGTCCCGATGCTGACTTGGAAAGCGAGTTCTGCTATCCAACGTGAATTGATTTTGTGGTCGGATTCTTATATTGTACTGCCTTATGATATTCTCTTTTTGAAAGAAGACATCCATAGAGCCATATATGGTAAGCGCGAAGCCAAACAGATTTATCTGGAAGAACTAGGGGAATTGGCACAACAGATAGTTTGTACTACCACAGAGCAGGTCGATTTTATTCGTAAACTCTTGCAAGTGATTGAACAGAATCTTGATCAGGAAGGATTAGGTTCTACGTTCATTGCTGACCGCATGGCAATGAGCCCACGCCAATTTTACCGCAAGTTTAAGGAAATCTCTTCAATGTCTCCCACTGATTTGATAAAGAATTACAGATTGGAGAAGGCAGCCCAACTGTTGAGAGAAGAAGAACTTACCATTCAGGACGTCATTTCTGATGTGGGCATATCAAGTCGGTCTTATTTTTATAAGGAATTTGCCCGCAAGTTCGGAGTGACACCAAAAGATTACCGTGAACAAGGTAAAGATGTATAA
- a CDS encoding SusC/RagA family TonB-linked outer membrane protein, whose translation MNLYVKKHYVRSLWLLLALIVFNTTVWAQNTSVTGRVSDEKGELLIGVSVQEKGTGNGTITDANGQYNLKLSSKNPVLLVSYIGYKPQEVKVNKRVLDIILAEEVSALDEVTVVAYGSQRKVSVVGAQSTMDMDAIKMPTANLSASIAGRLPGLVAVQRTGEPGHDDADIWIRGISTFSGQNSNPLVLVDGVERDFNNIDPNDIESFTVLKDASATAVYGVRGANGVILIKTKPGKVGKPQFTVDYYESFVTLTRKPKLADAYTYMDAVNEAYMNSKNQLLYTPQYIEATKKANGVLPNDNPQMYNPYLYPAVDWMSELFRDWGHNRRANVSVRGGVPNASYYVSLSYYNESGLTRSTQMENYDADIRYNRYNYTANLNLKPTETTTIDLGFSGYLSSGNYPEISTNDLFSGAIAINPVHYPLMMPDGTVSGISGNGSQRNPYADLARRGYTNESNNQLNSNIRVTQDLGFWKWSKGFCVSAMVAFDVRNERSLKYKKWEDTYYFSGSKDPVTGLWNDDVYNADGTFKTYRTHEGNNELSFDTEGTNKRSTYFEASLNYDRSFGKHRLGGLVLYNQKEARYVYDDSDERDKSSKDRIIGSLPYKQQGIAMRLTYSWNDRYFLEANAGYNGSENFSPNKRFGFFPAVGLGWAVSNETFWEPLQKYISFFKIRYTDGLVGTDAVTNRRFMYMEMMASNDGYRFGTDNVWVGGYGVTKYGVNVGWSTSHKQDLGFDLKFLNNNLSVSVDLFKEHRKDIFLKRSNLPDYTGFVEMPYGNLGVVDNKGVEAMLEWNQPIGKNINLTVRGNIAYNEDKIVEDHSPAVRYPWLETRGTNVNARWGWIAEGLFTSEEEIMDHSKQFGELYPGQVSRVGDIKYKDLNGDGTIDDNDRCVIGQGDVPKLYYGFGFDLQISNFSIGLLFAGNAKADRCLSGSGVNPFSDSSGLSNLYSNITDRWSEDDPTNENVFYPRLYYGSSDNAQNTKTSTWWQKDVSFLRLKQLNISYSLPKKLLSGTFLNSASVYLMGTNLLTFSKFKLWDPELNTNDGTRYPNSRTFSVGVNVSF comes from the coding sequence ATGAATTTGTACGTGAAAAAACACTATGTGAGGTCGTTATGGCTGCTACTGGCGTTGATTGTATTCAACACGACAGTTTGGGCTCAAAACACCTCGGTCACAGGGCGTGTCTCCGACGAAAAGGGAGAATTGCTCATTGGAGTAAGCGTTCAGGAAAAAGGGACTGGAAATGGTACGATTACAGATGCCAACGGACAGTACAATCTTAAATTATCTTCTAAAAATCCCGTGTTATTAGTCTCCTATATAGGATATAAACCACAGGAAGTAAAAGTGAACAAACGAGTGCTGGATATCATTCTGGCGGAAGAAGTCTCCGCTTTGGATGAAGTGACGGTAGTCGCCTACGGTAGCCAGCGCAAAGTATCTGTAGTGGGAGCTCAGTCTACTATGGATATGGATGCCATCAAGATGCCTACCGCTAATCTGTCCGCCTCTATCGCCGGACGTTTGCCGGGACTGGTAGCCGTGCAGCGTACGGGAGAGCCGGGGCATGATGATGCCGACATCTGGATTCGTGGTATATCCACGTTTTCAGGGCAAAACTCCAACCCGCTCGTCTTGGTAGATGGGGTGGAACGTGACTTCAACAATATTGATCCCAATGATATTGAATCCTTTACGGTTTTGAAAGACGCTTCCGCAACAGCAGTTTACGGTGTACGAGGTGCGAATGGTGTAATCTTGATAAAGACAAAGCCCGGTAAGGTAGGCAAACCTCAATTTACGGTGGATTATTATGAAAGTTTCGTTACATTGACCCGAAAACCCAAATTGGCAGATGCTTATACATATATGGATGCTGTCAACGAAGCATATATGAACTCGAAAAATCAGTTGCTATATACTCCGCAATATATCGAAGCAACCAAAAAAGCGAATGGCGTACTGCCCAATGACAATCCGCAGATGTACAACCCTTATCTTTATCCGGCAGTAGACTGGATGAGCGAGCTATTTCGTGATTGGGGACACAATCGCCGGGCTAATGTCAGTGTACGTGGCGGTGTGCCGAACGCTTCCTATTATGTGTCTTTGAGTTATTACAATGAAAGTGGTCTGACACGTTCGACGCAGATGGAGAACTATGACGCTGACATTCGTTACAACCGTTATAACTATACAGCGAACCTGAATTTGAAACCGACCGAAACAACCACTATCGATTTAGGTTTCAGCGGTTATCTTTCTTCCGGCAATTATCCGGAGATTTCTACCAATGATTTGTTTTCCGGAGCAATAGCCATCAACCCGGTTCACTACCCGCTGATGATGCCGGATGGAACGGTATCTGGTATTTCCGGCAACGGTTCCCAGCGTAATCCTTATGCGGATCTGGCTCGTCGCGGTTATACTAATGAATCAAATAATCAGTTGAATTCGAACATACGGGTCACTCAAGACTTAGGTTTCTGGAAATGGAGCAAAGGGTTTTGTGTATCTGCCATGGTTGCTTTTGACGTGCGCAATGAACGTTCCCTAAAATATAAGAAGTGGGAAGATACCTATTATTTCAGCGGAAGCAAAGACCCGGTGACCGGGTTGTGGAATGATGACGTGTACAATGCCGACGGCACTTTCAAGACCTATCGCACGCACGAAGGAAACAATGAACTCTCTTTTGATACGGAAGGGACAAACAAACGCAGCACCTATTTTGAAGCGTCTTTGAACTATGACCGTTCTTTCGGCAAGCACCGTTTAGGTGGATTGGTTCTTTATAACCAAAAGGAAGCGCGTTATGTATATGATGATAGCGATGAAAGAGACAAATCTTCCAAAGATAGAATCATCGGTTCCTTACCATACAAGCAGCAAGGCATTGCCATGCGTCTGACGTATTCCTGGAACGACCGTTATTTTCTGGAAGCCAATGCCGGATATAATGGCTCTGAAAACTTCAGTCCTAACAAACGCTTCGGCTTTTTTCCCGCTGTCGGTTTAGGATGGGCGGTATCTAATGAAACATTTTGGGAACCTCTGCAAAAATATATCTCTTTCTTCAAGATTCGCTATACGGACGGACTTGTAGGTACGGATGCCGTTACCAACCGTCGCTTCATGTATATGGAAATGATGGCTTCCAATGACGGTTATCGTTTCGGTACGGACAATGTTTGGGTAGGTGGCTACGGAGTAACCAAATATGGAGTGAACGTTGGATGGTCTACTTCCCACAAGCAGGATTTAGGCTTTGACTTGAAGTTCCTTAATAACAACCTTTCCGTATCGGTAGACCTGTTCAAGGAACATCGTAAAGACATCTTCCTGAAACGTTCTAATCTTCCGGATTATACGGGATTTGTGGAGATGCCTTATGGTAACTTAGGTGTTGTGGACAATAAAGGAGTGGAAGCCATGTTGGAATGGAATCAGCCGATAGGCAAGAATATTAACTTGACAGTACGCGGAAATATCGCTTACAATGAAGATAAGATAGTGGAAGATCATAGTCCGGCTGTGAGATACCCGTGGCTGGAGACTCGCGGAACGAATGTCAATGCCCGTTGGGGATGGATTGCCGAGGGATTGTTTACCAGTGAGGAAGAGATAATGGATCATTCCAAACAATTTGGTGAGTTATATCCAGGACAAGTTTCCCGCGTAGGTGACATCAAATATAAGGATTTGAATGGAGATGGTACAATAGATGATAATGATAGATGCGTGATTGGTCAAGGTGATGTGCCAAAGTTGTATTATGGTTTCGGATTTGACTTGCAGATAAGTAATTTCTCTATCGGGCTTCTTTTTGCCGGGAATGCAAAAGCTGACCGTTGTTTGAGCGGCAGTGGTGTGAATCCGTTCTCCGATTCATCCGGTCTTTCCAACCTCTATTCTAACATCACCGACAGATGGTCTGAAGATGATCCGACCAATGAGAATGTATTTTATCCCCGTCTCTATTACGGATCAAGCGATAATGCACAGAATACGAAGACCAGCACATGGTGGCAGAAAGACGTTAGTTTCCTGCGTTTGAAACAACTGAACATCTCTTATTCCTTGCCGAAGAAACTTTTGAGTGGCACTTTCTTGAATAGTGCCAGTGTTTATCTGATGGGAACGAATCTGTTGACTTTCTCCAAGTTCAAACTTTGGGATCCGGAACTAAATACGAATGACGGTACGCGTTATCCTAATTCCCGCACATTCTCAGTTGGGGTAAACGTAAGTTTTTAA